The proteins below are encoded in one region of Kineococcus mangrovi:
- a CDS encoding sugar porter family MFS transporter encodes MSSESAQGRGGDVHAEDEDPRHTTVKVVMISIVAAIGGFLFGFDTSVINGAVQAVTNQFTLSEGLSGFAVSCALLGAAVGAWFAGRLADRFGRKSIMVTGGLLFAVSAVGSAFAFAVWDLILWRVVGGLGVGVASVIAPTYIAEVAPARIRGRLASLQQLAITVGIFVALLSDKIIADSAGGAENSTWLGWEAWRWMFLVGIVPAVVWAVLALGVPESPRYLIAQNQTERAGEVLRQVLGTRSMDAVHRKVSEIKISMRREHDPSLRDLRGPRFGLLPVVWVGILLSVLQQGVGINVIFYYSTTLWQAVGFQESDAFTTSVITSVTNVVVTFIAIALVDKIGRKPLLTAGSAGMFVSLTVMAVAFSQAGGTADNPSLPAPWGTIAVIAANVYVISFGATWGPVVWVLLGEMFPNKIRAAGLAVAAAAQWLANFAISTSFPALAGAGLQFAYGLYALIALLSFVFVRKAVRETKGRELEDMDEPAPASAR; translated from the coding sequence ATGAGTTCGGAGAGCGCGCAGGGGCGCGGCGGCGACGTCCACGCCGAGGACGAGGACCCGAGGCACACCACCGTGAAGGTGGTGATGATCTCGATCGTGGCGGCCATCGGCGGCTTCCTCTTCGGCTTCGACACCTCCGTCATCAACGGGGCCGTCCAGGCGGTGACCAACCAGTTCACGCTGTCGGAGGGTCTCTCGGGGTTCGCCGTCTCCTGCGCCCTGCTCGGCGCAGCCGTCGGCGCCTGGTTCGCCGGCCGCCTCGCCGACCGCTTCGGCCGCAAGTCGATCATGGTGACGGGCGGTCTCCTGTTCGCGGTCAGCGCCGTCGGATCGGCGTTCGCCTTCGCCGTGTGGGACCTCATCCTCTGGCGCGTCGTCGGCGGGCTGGGCGTCGGCGTCGCCTCCGTCATCGCCCCGACCTACATCGCCGAGGTCGCTCCGGCCCGCATCCGCGGCCGTCTCGCCTCGCTGCAGCAGCTCGCGATCACGGTCGGCATCTTCGTCGCCCTGCTGTCCGACAAGATCATCGCCGACTCGGCCGGTGGTGCTGAGAACTCGACCTGGCTGGGCTGGGAGGCCTGGCGGTGGATGTTCCTCGTCGGCATCGTCCCCGCGGTCGTCTGGGCCGTCCTGGCCCTGGGCGTCCCGGAGTCCCCGCGCTACCTCATCGCCCAGAACCAGACCGAGCGCGCCGGAGAGGTCCTGCGTCAGGTGCTCGGCACGCGCAGCATGGACGCGGTGCACCGCAAGGTCTCGGAGATCAAGATTTCGATGCGGCGCGAGCACGACCCGAGCCTGCGCGACCTGCGCGGCCCGAGGTTCGGCCTGCTGCCCGTCGTGTGGGTCGGGATCCTGCTGTCGGTCCTGCAGCAGGGCGTCGGCATCAACGTGATCTTCTACTACTCCACGACCCTGTGGCAGGCCGTCGGGTTCCAGGAGTCCGACGCGTTCACCACGTCGGTCATCACCTCGGTCACCAACGTCGTCGTCACGTTCATCGCCATCGCCCTCGTGGACAAGATCGGCCGCAAACCGCTGCTGACCGCGGGGTCGGCGGGCATGTTCGTCTCCCTCACCGTCATGGCGGTCGCGTTCTCCCAGGCCGGCGGCACCGCGGACAACCCCAGCCTGCCCGCCCCGTGGGGCACCATCGCGGTGATCGCCGCCAACGTCTACGTCATCTCGTTCGGCGCGACGTGGGGCCCGGTCGTCTGGGTGCTGCTCGGGGAGATGTTCCCCAACAAGATTCGCGCCGCCGGTCTCGCCGTGGCGGCGGCCGCGCAGTGGCTGGCGAACTTCGCCATCTCCACGAGCTTCCCGGCCCTGGCGGGGGCCGGGCTGCAGTTCGCCTACGGCCTCTACGCCCTCATCGCGCTGCTGTCGTTCGTCTTCGTCCGCAAGGCGGTGCGCGAGACGAAGGGCAGGGAGCTGGAGGACATGGACGAGCCCGCACCGGCGTCGGCGCGGTGA
- a CDS encoding VOC family protein translates to MSDQPPAPRLDLVGLVVADMAASLSFYRRLGLDLPAEADDAPHVETTLPGGLRLAWDTEETIRSFDPSYSREAAGNRTSLAFRCASPAHVDALLAELVDAGARVHLAPFDAVWGQRYATVLDPDGGSVDLFAPLPG, encoded by the coding sequence ATGAGCGACCAGCCGCCCGCACCCCGCCTCGACCTCGTCGGCCTCGTCGTCGCCGACATGGCCGCCTCGCTGTCCTTCTACCGCCGTCTCGGCCTCGACCTGCCCGCCGAGGCCGACGACGCCCCGCACGTCGAGACGACGCTGCCCGGCGGTCTGCGCCTGGCGTGGGACACCGAGGAGACCATCCGGTCCTTCGACCCCTCGTACTCGCGGGAGGCCGCCGGCAACCGGACCAGCCTCGCGTTCCGCTGCGCGAGCCCGGCGCACGTCGACGCGCTCCTCGCGGAACTCGTGGACGCCGGGGCACGCGTCCACCTCGCCCCGTTCGACGCGGTGTGGGGGCAGCGCTACGCGACGGTGCTCGACCCCGACGGCGGGTCGGTCGACCTGTTCGCGCCGCTGCCGGGCTGA
- a CDS encoding AraC family transcriptional regulator, producing the protein MDRTGYRERTSSVPGAVVWTSASAGADTGPVLPDGCMDLLWRSDTERLLVAGPDTRPQSGGAGAGVRWTGLRFVPGHAPAVLGVRAEELRDRRVDLADLWGAARVRQLTATVAASAAPGAVLEAVAGAGPACDPALDHVVRALAAGRRVAAVAADLDVSERTLHRRSLAAFGYSPQLLARVLRFRRALAALRAGHPPAEVAAGLGLTDQAHLTREVRRFGGTTPGALQPGSGANRSTDPPSGSSTVA; encoded by the coding sequence GTGGACCGGACGGGTTACCGCGAGCGCACGTCGTCCGTCCCGGGCGCCGTCGTGTGGACCAGCGCCTCGGCCGGCGCGGACACCGGGCCGGTGCTGCCCGACGGCTGCATGGACCTGCTGTGGCGCAGCGACACCGAGCGCCTGCTCGTCGCAGGGCCCGACACCCGTCCCCAGTCCGGCGGGGCGGGGGCCGGGGTCCGCTGGACGGGTCTGCGGTTCGTCCCCGGGCACGCCCCCGCGGTGCTCGGGGTGCGGGCCGAGGAGCTGCGGGACCGCCGCGTCGACCTGGCCGACCTCTGGGGCGCGGCCCGCGTCCGCCAGCTCACCGCGACGGTCGCCGCGAGCGCCGCCCCCGGGGCCGTCCTGGAGGCCGTCGCCGGGGCCGGGCCCGCCTGCGACCCGGCCCTGGACCACGTCGTGCGGGCCCTGGCCGCGGGCCGCCGGGTGGCGGCGGTCGCAGCCGACCTCGACGTCAGCGAGCGGACGCTGCACCGGCGCAGCCTGGCCGCGTTCGGGTACTCGCCCCAGCTCCTCGCGCGGGTCCTGCGCTTCCGCCGGGCCCTGGCGGCGTTGCGGGCCGGTCACCCGCCCGCCGAGGTGGCCGCCGGGCTCGGTCTCACCGACCAGGCGCACCTGACGCGGGAGGTGCGCCGGTTCGGCGGGACGACGCCCGGTGCGCTTCAGCCCGGCAGCGGCGCGAACAGGTCGACCGACCCGCCGTCGGGGTCGAGCACCGTCGCGTAG
- the ndk gene encoding nucleoside-diphosphate kinase: MTETTSANTAQRTLVLVKPDGVRRNLSGEVLRRIEAKGYTLVAVELRSATRELLAGHYAEHEGKPFYEPLVEFMLSGPVLAAVVEGHRVIEGFRSLAGTTDPTTAAPGTIRGDLGRDWGLKVQQNLVHGSDSEESAAREIGLWFPNL, from the coding sequence GTGACCGAGACCACCAGCGCGAACACCGCCCAGCGCACCCTCGTCCTCGTCAAGCCCGACGGCGTGCGGCGCAACCTGTCCGGGGAGGTCCTGCGCCGCATCGAGGCCAAGGGCTACACCCTCGTCGCCGTCGAGCTGCGGAGCGCGACGCGCGAGCTGCTCGCCGGCCACTACGCCGAGCACGAGGGCAAGCCGTTCTACGAGCCCCTCGTCGAGTTCATGCTGTCCGGTCCCGTCCTCGCGGCCGTCGTCGAGGGCCACCGCGTCATCGAGGGCTTCCGCTCGCTGGCCGGCACGACTGACCCCACCACGGCCGCCCCCGGCACGATCCGCGGCGACCTCGGGCGCGACTGGGGCCTGAAGGTCCAGCAGAACCTCGTCCACGGCTCGGACTCCGAGGAGTCCGCGGCCCGCGAGATCGGTCTGTGGTTCCCGAACCTCTGA